In Neodiprion pinetum isolate iyNeoPine1 chromosome 6, iyNeoPine1.2, whole genome shotgun sequence, one genomic interval encodes:
- the LOC124221842 gene encoding uncharacterized protein, with the protein MCGGTCVTFGCDSCAKSVVAAKHGWIECMSTTFPGKVYYFHTSTRCSTWQRPVPRNVTLPRYKKFRESNPADSPTNDEVLPSGLAVSSTKHSIFSGDLPSAFEMHARRMQIYLEKNTDHCSSEALRDKLIESYKNAKAELAKKLDEKRRMKQPRSVGEKPKMKPRTLQASVRTIRECNGIKTISYDHGPRELPAGVKCCDLSETTSDSNLFPAPRCERSSVTDKSLIPPGQGRDEDGISGHNRRFADLTFKDLNLSDTENTESGFGSA; encoded by the exons ATGTGCGGCGGGACCTGCGTTACTTTTGGATGCGACTCTTGTGCCAA GTCCGTAGTAGCTGCGAAGCATGGATGGATCGAGTGCATGTCGACCACTTTTCCGGGCAAAGTTTACTACTTTCACACGAGTACGCGATGCTCAACGTGGCAACGACCCGTTCCGCGTAACGTCACGCTTCCGcgttacaaaaaatttcgg GAATCGAACCCGGCCgattcgccgaccaatgacgAGGTCCTTCCTTCAGGATTGGCGGTGTCGAGCACCAAGCATTCGATTTTCTCCGGTGATCTGCCTTCGGCGTTCGAAATGCACGCTCGCAGGATGCAGATATACCTTGAGAAAAATACCGATCATTGCAGTAGCGAGGCGCTTCGAGACAAACTGATCGAAAGCTACAAGAACGCAAAAGCCGAGcttgcaaaaaaattagacgaaaAGCGGAGGATGAAGCAGCCGCGAAGCGTCGGTGAAAAACCGAAGATGAAACCGAGAACGCTTCAGGCCTCCGTAAGAACGATCCGCGAATGTAATGGGATAAAGACTATCAGCTACGATCACGGGCCCCGGGAATTACCCGCTGGTGTAAAATGTTGCGATCTGAGCGAGACCACATCGGATTCGAACTTGTTTCCCGCTCCGCGCTGTGAACGGTCATCGGTAACCGACAAAAGTCTAATCCCACCCGGTCAAGGTCGAGACGAAGATGGTATATCTGGTCACAATCGCCGCTTCGCCGATTTAACTTTCAAGGATTTGAATTTAAGCGATACGGAGAACACCGAGAGCGGATTCGGATCTGCGTAG